The nucleotide sequence GAATCAATGATCATGGCGGACGAGTTGCTTGCGACGATTCAATCTCCCGCCGATTTGCAGCGGCTTTCGCTTGCACAATTGCAGCAATTGGCCGCGGAAATGCGCGAGGCGCTTTGCAAGGTGGTCGCCGATCGGACCGCTCATTTCGCATCGAATCTGGGCGTCGTCGAGCTTTGCCTGGCCTTGCACACGACGTTCGATTTCCGCCGCGACCGCCTGATCTGGGATACCGGGCATCAAATTTATCCGCACAAACTGATCACCGGCCGCTATTCCCATTTCGCCACCATTCGCACGCGCGGCGGACTGATGGGCTATCCCAATCCGCACGAGAGCCCCTACGACCTGTTTATGACCGGCCACGCCGGTTGCAGTGTGTCGACCGTGCTCGGGCTGCATAGCGGCGACGAATTGCTCGGCGAGGCCGACCGGCACGCCGTTGCCGTCATTGGCGACGGTGCGTTGCCGAGCGGAATCGTGTTCGAAGCGTTGAACAACGCCGGGGGCAAGAAGCCCGCCAAGCTGTTGGTCGTGTTGAACGACAACAAGATGTCGATCTGCCCGCGCGTCGGCGGCCTGGCCGATTATCTCGATCGCTTGCGGATGAATCGCTTTTACACCGGCTTGAAACACGAAGTGGCCGGGTTACTCGATCGCTTGCCGTTGATCGGCGACAGAATCGAACGCTTGCTGTCGCTCATCAAAGACTCGATCAAGGCCGGGATGCATGGCGGAATGCACGGCGGGATGTTGTTCGAAGAATTGAATTTCCGCTATGTCGGACCGGTCGACGGCCATAGCATTCCGCAGTTGCGCAAGTATTTGAAACTGGCCAAGGACGCCGACGGGCCGGTGCTGCTGCACGTCGTGACGGAGAAGGGGCATGGCTTCGAGCCGGCGGAAGCCGATCCGGTCTATTTCCACACGCCCGCGCCATTCGCCTGCGGCGGCGAAGCCGTGCTGCCGATCCAATCGAGTTCCTCACGCGCCTACACCGACGTTGCCAGCCAAAGCATCTCCGACCAGATGCATCGGAATCCGCGCGTCACGGTGCTCACCGCGGCGATGTGCCAAGGCAACAAACTCGAGCCGATCCGCGCAGCGTTTCCGGACCGGTTTTTCGACACCGGCATTTGCGAATCGCACGCGGTCGCGTTCGCCGCCGGACAAGCCAAGGCCGGCTTGCGGCCGATCGTCGACATTTACAGCACATTCTTGCAGCGCAGTTTCGATCAGA is from Pirellulales bacterium and encodes:
- the dxs gene encoding 1-deoxy-D-xylulose-5-phosphate synthase, giving the protein MADELLATIQSPADLQRLSLAQLQQLAAEMREALCKVVADRTAHFASNLGVVELCLALHTTFDFRRDRLIWDTGHQIYPHKLITGRYSHFATIRTRGGLMGYPNPHESPYDLFMTGHAGCSVSTVLGLHSGDELLGEADRHAVAVIGDGALPSGIVFEALNNAGGKKPAKLLVVLNDNKMSICPRVGGLADYLDRLRMNRFYTGLKHEVAGLLDRLPLIGDRIERLLSLIKDSIKAGMHGGMHGGMLFEELNFRYVGPVDGHSIPQLRKYLKLAKDADGPVLLHVVTEKGHGFEPAEADPVYFHTPAPFACGGEAVLPIQSSSSRAYTDVASQSISDQMHRNPRVTVLTAAMCQGNKLEPIRAAFPDRFFDTGICESHAVAFAAGQAKAGLRPIVDIYSTFLQRSFDQIFQEVALQNLPVTFMLDRAGLTGPDGPTHHGAFDIGYMRLFPNLTVMAPGDEDDLREMLEFALAHDGPASIRYPKATAEKCNRQRTAVEFGRAEVIDWGTDGLLIACGTLLGSCIKAAAQLRDEGLDIGVVNARFIKPLDRETILRAIETAPLVVTVEEGALMTGFGSAVLEAAADAGLNTAHIRRLGIPDRFVEHGDRAELLAELGLDAAGIANCCRQLADDLGLCKDANRRRVS